Proteins encoded by one window of Microplitis mediator isolate UGA2020A chromosome 1, iyMicMedi2.1, whole genome shotgun sequence:
- the LOC130677429 gene encoding cytochrome P450 9e2-like: MDVLMILIAILVTIISYYVINQLTYWSSRKIPHLPPVPILGNMMVSMILKRRSPAQFTLELYKKFPCTSYVGLMSFNTPVILINDPELIKEVFIKNFDNNPDHLSFITEKFDPILGTNVFSLKGDRWRQVRGALTPTFTATKMKFLFTLMEKVSANVIHYLRSHPSECQQVDTKDLFTRYANDVIATSAFGLSVDSLENRKNEFYLRGKDATNLTGFLRILKFMMGVMFPRLMRWCGLTYLSKGTNRFFIDLIHQTVETRDKEKIVRPDMIHLLMQARDQVKDFKITINDIVAQAFIFFLAGFDTTSTTMGFIVHQLAYNQDVQEKLHAEIVELIKDDNTEITYELLAKMKYMEMVIYETLRFFPPVVLLDRVCVKKFKLPPPRVGNSNSEAGNLNGEVNTEGLTVEKGTVVWAPAFALQRDEKYFPEPDKFDPERFSEENKGQIEQCAYMPFGVGPRKCIGERFAMMEMKLIIARLIKDFKVKPCEKTSREIVFDGKSLNLVPKGGIWVKFEKR, from the coding sequence ATGGACGTTCTGATGATATTGATAGCAATATTAGTAACAATAATATCATACTAcgtaataaatcaattaacaTACTGGTCAAGTCGGAAAATTCCTCATCTCCCGCCAGTTCCTATTCTGGGCAACATGATGGTTTCCATGATCTTGAAACGTCGATCGCCCGCGCAATTCACCCTAgagttatataaaaaatttccctgCACTTCTTACGTGGGTCTGATGAGCTTCAACACCCCGGTGATTCTGATAAACGACCCCGAGTTGATAAAAGaagtttttatcaaaaatttcgacAACAATCCGGACCACCTGAGCTTCATAACCGAAAAATTTGACCCCATTTTGGGGACTAATGTGTTTTCACTTAAGGGTGACAGGTGGCGGCAAGTAAGAGGTGCATTGACCCCCACTTTCACTGCGACAAAAATGAAGTTTCTGTTTACGCTGATGGAAAAAGTTTCCGCAAACGTAATCCATTATTTGCGGAGCCATCCTTCGGAATGTCAACAAGTCGACACGAAAGATTTGTTCACCAGATACGCTAATGACGTAATTGCAACATCGGCATTCGGTTTGTCCGTAGATTCGTTGGAAAAccgtaaaaatgaattctattTACGAGGCAAAGATGCCACGAATTTGACCGGATTTTTGCGAATTTTGAAGTTCATGATGGGGGTCATGTTCCCCCGGCTGATGAGATGGTGCGGGCTGACTTATTTGAGCAAAGGAACCAACAGATTTTTCATCGATTTGATTCATCAGACGGTCGAGACTcgagacaaagaaaaaatagtgAGACCGGATATGATCCATTTGCTGATGCAAGCCAGGGATCAGGTCAAAGACTTCAAAATAACGATCAATGACATCGTAGCTCaggcttttatatttttcctcGCGGGTTTCGATACCACATCGACCACCATGGGGTTCATCGTCCATCAGTTGGCTTACAATCAAGATGTCCAGGAAAAATTGCACGCGGAAATCGTGGAATTGATAAAAGATGACAATACTGAGATCACTTATGAATTATTGGCCAAAATGAAGTATATGGAGATGGTTATTTACGAAACTTTGAGGTTTTTTCCACCTGTTGTCCTCCTAGATCGGGTCTGTGTCAAGAAATTCAAGCTACCGCCCCCTAGGGTCGGAAATTCGAACTCGGAGGCGGGAAATTTGAATGGGGAAGTAAATACTGAAGGCCTTACGGTTGAAAAAGGGACTGTTGTGTGGGCGCCAGCATTTGCGCTGCAGAgagatgaaaaatatttcccgGAACCGGATAAATTTGACCCCGAGCGTTTTAGCGAAGAAAACAAGGGGCAAATTGAACAATGCGCGTACATGCCATTTGGAGTCGGCCCTAGGAAGTGCATTGGTGAGAGATTCGCCATGATGGAGATGAAATTGATAATCGCGAGGCTCATCAAGGATTTCAAGGTCAAGCCGTGTGAGAAAACTAGCAGAGAAATTGTTTTCGATGGAAAAAGCTTGAATTTGGTTCCCAAAGGCGGGATCTGggtcaaatttgaaaaacgatAA
- the LOC130677438 gene encoding A-kinase anchor protein 9-like, giving the protein MSDDEDSEWNPNLSEISKLLNKLGLSPPQTEIDYENSSSSSQKLQTDSDYDDNSLLSSISITDDESSANREEMVNKLVEYKKNEQAIRYKNFWLTEYLIEYFSRKQMIYVMSEGVGFDDSEGGGEEEMDYYCKQLKRFDKFKKKFERFEENSEEELREIREEIIKKSNEADELIMEIAEREKNIQENSRGGGKNFLNKKIQEIINRQLEKMKIISKYRLTYIKLRNDLQITHENLKSIIRKNSNLTKMDYERLEAEKYFYLQQFDQKNLQLKNLLSRKKKVITKIRVVNSQAREVATKIQKSKLESLELNKKILELELQKSKTRNKISTLKIVLSNLNYNYLNKNNEYFAIINNQHEKWIKKIARQLKELKLLRQKMNAIKTNFILHEKNI; this is encoded by the exons atgtctgatGACGAAGATTCCGAATGGAATCCAAATTTATCAGAAATATCGAAGCTTCTAAATAAATTGGGCCTCTCACCCCCACAAACAGAAATTGACTACGAAAATTCATCATCGAGTTcacaaaaattacaaactGATTCCGATTACGATGACAATAGTTTATTGTCATCAATTTCAATTACCGACGATGAGTCGAGTGCGAACCGGGAGGAAATGGTGAATAAATTAgtggaatataaaaaaaatgaacaagcgATTCGGTATAAAAATTTCTGGCTCACTGAATACTTGATCGAGTATTTCAGtagaaaacaaatgatttATGTTATGAGTGAGGGGGTTGGTTTTGATGACAGTGAGGGTGGGGGTGAAGAAGAGATGGATTATTATTGCAAGCAATTAAAGagatttgataaatttaagaaaaagttTGAGAGGTTTGAGGAAAATTCAGAAGAAGAACTCAGGGAAATAAGGGAGGAAATAATTAAGAAGAGTAATGAGGCCGATGAGCTGATTATGGAAATCGCGGAGAGggagaaaaatattcaagaaaattctcGGGGTgggggtaaaaattttttaaataaaaaaattcaggaaattattaatagacagttggaaaaaatgaaaataatctcCAAGTATCGGCTTACGtat ATAAAACTACGCAATGATTTGCAGATAACGcacgaaaatttgaaatcaataataagaaaaaattcaaatctcaCAAAAATGGACTACGAGCGTCTAGaagctgaaaaatatttttacctccAGCagtttgaccaaaaaaatctccAACTAAAAAATCTTCtctctcgaaaaaaaaaagtgatcacAAAAATCCGCGTAGTCAATTCCCAGGCCCGCGAAGTTGcgacaaaaattcaaaaatcaaaactcGAGTCTTTGgagttgaacaaaaaaattctagaactcgaattacaaaaaagtaaaacgcgtaataaaatttctactcTAAAAATTGTActcagtaatttaaattataattatttaaataaaaataatgagtaCTTTgcgataattaataatcaacatGAAAagtggattaaaaaaattgcgcgGCAATTGaaagaattgaaattattaaggcaaaaaatgaatgcaattaaaacaaattttattttacatgaaaaaaatatttaa
- the LOC130677447 gene encoding ras-like protein 2, which yields MSRNGERQSYAQTYKLVVVGGGGVGKSAITIQFIQSYFVTDYDPTIEDSYTKQCVIDDVPAKLDILDTAGQEEFSAMREQYMRSGEGFLLVFSVTDHSSFDEISKFHKQILRVKDRDEFPMLMVGNKADLDHQRYVQVDEAQNLARVLKIPYIECSAKLRMNVDQAFHELVRIVRKFQLSERPPLKPNYKKNKKKCCML from the exons atgtcgagAAACGGTGAAAGACAAAGTTATGCACAAACTTATAAATTAGTTGTTGTTGGTGGTGGTGGTGTTGGTAAATCTGCAATTACAATACAATTTATACaa agttATTTTGTAACAGACTATGATCCAACAATTGAAGATTCGTATACAAAACAATGTGTCATTGATGATGTACCAGCAAAACTTGaca ttTTAGATACTGCAGGGCAAGAAGAATTCAGTGCAATGCGTGAACAATATATGAGAAGTGGCGAAGGATTTTTACTGGTATTTTCAGTAACAGATCATTCGTCATTTgacgaaatttcaaaatttcataaacaAATTTTACGAGTTAAAGATCGCGATGAATTTCCAATGCTCATGGTTGGTAATAAAGCTGATTTAGATCATCAAAGATAT gttCAAGTTGATGAAGCACAAAACTTAGCTCGGGTATTAAAAATACCTTACATTGAATGCAGTGCTAAATTACGAATGAATGTTGACCAAGCGTTTCATGAACTCGTGAGAATCGTTcgtaaatttcaattatctGAGCGGCCGCCTTTGAAGcctaattataagaaaaataaaaaaaaatgttgtatgttataa